One window of the Natrinema sp. CBA1119 genome contains the following:
- a CDS encoding glucose 1-dehydrogenase, with protein MKAIAVQPGAGLPEVVDRPVPEPAPGEALVRICRVGIDGTDYEVIDGDHGSVPDGDDRLILGHEAVGIVEDANGTDLEDGQYVVPTVRRPPAGAETNDYFEAGEPDMAPDGEYVERGIVGAHGFMAEYITSPAADLVPIPAELAQWGFLVEPISITEKAIEHARATRSAFDWRPESALVLGTGSLGLLTVAMFAETLDYERVYCLGRKDRPHPTIDIAERLGATYIDSRETPVSAITGAYEPMDVVYEATGHAKHAFESIDALAPNGVAALLGVPADWSFEVDGGRLHRELVLHNKALVGSVNSNRRHFERAIETLSSLPDWVLESTVTGVYDLESVDRAFPKATARVPAAGHASTAGADDDTTIKTAVEFASI; from the coding sequence ATGAAGGCCATCGCAGTCCAGCCCGGAGCGGGTCTCCCGGAGGTCGTCGACCGACCCGTTCCGGAACCCGCTCCCGGCGAAGCGCTCGTACGGATCTGTCGCGTCGGTATCGACGGGACCGATTACGAGGTCATCGACGGGGACCACGGAAGCGTTCCCGACGGAGACGACCGGCTGATCCTCGGACACGAGGCCGTCGGCATCGTCGAAGACGCGAACGGAACCGACCTCGAGGACGGACAGTACGTCGTCCCGACGGTGCGACGGCCGCCAGCGGGCGCCGAGACGAACGACTACTTCGAGGCGGGCGAGCCTGACATGGCCCCCGACGGCGAGTACGTCGAACGCGGTATCGTCGGCGCACACGGGTTCATGGCGGAGTACATTACAAGCCCGGCAGCTGATCTCGTTCCGATTCCGGCCGAGCTAGCGCAGTGGGGCTTTCTCGTGGAACCGATCAGCATTACCGAAAAGGCGATCGAACACGCTCGCGCGACGCGCTCAGCGTTCGACTGGCGGCCCGAATCCGCGCTCGTCCTCGGCACCGGCTCGCTGGGGCTGTTGACCGTCGCGATGTTCGCGGAGACGCTCGATTACGAGCGGGTCTACTGTCTCGGGCGGAAGGATCGACCACACCCAACGATCGACATCGCGGAGCGACTCGGCGCGACCTACATCGATTCCCGCGAGACGCCGGTCTCCGCTATCACGGGCGCGTACGAGCCGATGGACGTCGTCTACGAGGCGACCGGTCACGCGAAACACGCCTTCGAATCAATCGACGCGCTCGCCCCCAACGGCGTCGCCGCCCTGCTCGGCGTCCCCGCCGACTGGTCGTTCGAAGTCGACGGCGGCCGACTGCACCGCGAACTCGTGTTGCACAACAAGGCACTTGTCGGCAGCGTCAACTCCAACCGCCGCCACTTCGAGCGGGCAATCGAGACGCTCTCGAGCCTTCCCGACTGGGTGCTCGAGTCGACCGTGACCGGCGTCTACGACCTCGAGTCGGTCGATCGGGCGTTCCCCAAGGCGACCGCGCGCGTCCCGGCGGCCGGACACGCATCGACGGCGGGGGCGGATGACGACACGACTATAAAAACGGCGGTCGAATTCGCATCCATATGA
- a CDS encoding dihydrodipicolinate synthase family protein, protein MANHDSGAADPLSLRGVVPPTVTAFREDESVDYETTAAHARFVVDRGVHGVFPLGTNGEFPLLSGPERDRIVEAVVDEVGDDVPVIAGVGAPSTYRTVAHAEHAESVGADGIVVVTPYYYPLDHDGALEHYRRVAEAVDVPVYIYHIPSKTGNELSLDTLAALADIDNVVGCKDSSKDVPWLAQAIDAHPDLTFLAGSDSLIFTGLAVGCSGAVSAVANAFPELVVDCYDAYDAGDDERARELQSEIFDVRDAFKTGGAYMSGVKTALRMRDFDAGPLRSPLRLKDDDSAREMREALQALELDVI, encoded by the coding sequence ATGGCGAATCACGATTCCGGCGCCGCCGACCCGCTGTCGCTTCGCGGCGTCGTGCCGCCGACCGTCACCGCGTTCCGGGAGGACGAGTCCGTCGATTACGAGACGACGGCTGCACACGCCCGTTTCGTCGTCGACCGCGGGGTACACGGCGTCTTTCCGCTCGGAACCAACGGCGAGTTCCCGCTGCTCTCGGGCCCGGAGCGCGACCGGATCGTCGAGGCGGTCGTCGATGAAGTCGGTGATGACGTGCCAGTCATCGCCGGCGTCGGCGCTCCCAGTACCTATCGGACAGTCGCCCACGCCGAACACGCCGAATCCGTTGGCGCGGACGGCATCGTCGTCGTGACGCCGTACTACTATCCGCTGGACCACGACGGTGCCCTCGAGCACTATCGACGGGTCGCCGAGGCCGTCGACGTACCGGTCTATATCTACCACATCCCGAGCAAGACCGGCAACGAACTGTCGCTCGACACCCTCGCTGCGCTCGCAGATATCGACAACGTCGTCGGCTGCAAGGACTCGAGCAAGGACGTGCCGTGGCTCGCCCAGGCGATCGACGCCCACCCCGACCTGACCTTCCTCGCGGGGTCGGACTCGCTGATCTTCACCGGGCTCGCCGTCGGCTGTTCGGGCGCGGTCAGCGCGGTCGCAAACGCGTTCCCGGAACTCGTCGTCGACTGCTATGACGCCTACGACGCGGGCGACGACGAACGAGCGCGGGAACTCCAGAGCGAAATATTCGATGTGCGAGACGCGTTCAAGACCGGCGGCGCGTACATGTCCGGCGTCAAGACCGCACTCAGAATGCGGGACTTCGACGCCGGCCCGTTGCGGAGCCCGCTCCGGCTGAAGGATGACGACTCCGCACGGGAGATGCGCGAGGCGCTTCAGGCGCTGGAACTCGATGTGATCTGA
- a CDS encoding HAD hydrolase family protein, with amino-acid sequence MERYDLVYRLYDEHDTATLREYQEFVDVFPAVDSRVALEHWQEATEELEDRKDEIRSAFAAGETFAEIAARTTRDQAFTALDLEAKYGRAVNVLVLDVDETLRSAGGTDNEIPRETLHFLTEFHEAGVPIVICTGQTLENVKGFAIQGLGSEIVHSGNLSIVYEAGTGVFTPGHGAETKQLLYEDLDESIRTVFDDVRSRVLPEAPEELRRGCHLQGNEFNVTMKPNYETGSADAREIIDEALVYLIDLLADAVGRVLEDAGKEVNGENGESATGGESELTPGDETITDWTRAFYAGQDPEIRAVLEGEGAYPDLATDDVPDRLEATLERIDVAYYEADAAEIGSLELNKVVGVQRALDVLGVENPFALVMGDSKSDLRVMEWVADTDAGIAAAPEHASQETLQHVLETDELVFDRGKSVDVLRTVYALNRLAHLG; translated from the coding sequence ATGGAACGGTACGATCTCGTCTATCGGCTCTACGACGAGCACGACACGGCGACGTTGCGGGAGTACCAGGAGTTCGTCGACGTCTTCCCGGCGGTCGACTCCAGAGTCGCGCTCGAGCACTGGCAGGAGGCGACCGAGGAACTCGAGGATCGTAAGGACGAGATCCGGTCGGCGTTCGCGGCCGGCGAGACGTTCGCGGAGATCGCCGCCCGCACGACTCGCGATCAGGCCTTCACCGCGCTCGACCTCGAGGCGAAGTACGGCCGCGCGGTGAACGTCCTCGTGCTCGACGTCGACGAGACGCTGCGCTCCGCCGGTGGAACGGACAACGAGATCCCCCGGGAGACGCTGCACTTCCTGACGGAGTTCCACGAGGCCGGCGTCCCGATCGTCATCTGCACGGGCCAGACCTTAGAGAACGTCAAGGGCTTTGCGATCCAGGGGCTGGGGAGTGAGATCGTCCACTCGGGGAACCTCTCGATCGTCTACGAGGCGGGGACGGGCGTGTTCACGCCGGGCCACGGTGCGGAGACGAAACAGTTGCTTTACGAAGACCTCGATGAGTCCATTCGAACCGTCTTCGACGACGTCCGGTCGCGCGTCTTACCGGAGGCGCCCGAGGAACTCCGCCGGGGCTGCCACCTCCAGGGCAACGAGTTCAACGTCACGATGAAGCCCAACTACGAAACCGGGTCCGCGGACGCCCGCGAAATCATCGACGAGGCGCTGGTCTATCTCATCGATCTGCTCGCCGATGCCGTCGGACGGGTGCTCGAGGATGCAGGCAAGGAGGTGAACGGTGAGAACGGGGAATCAGCCACCGGCGGCGAGAGTGAGCTGACGCCCGGCGACGAAACGATCACCGACTGGACCCGCGCCTTCTACGCCGGCCAGGACCCGGAGATCAGGGCGGTCCTCGAGGGCGAGGGGGCGTACCCCGACCTCGCGACCGACGACGTCCCCGACCGGCTCGAAGCGACCCTCGAACGGATCGACGTCGCCTACTACGAGGCCGATGCGGCCGAAATCGGTAGCCTCGAGTTGAATAAGGTGGTGGGCGTCCAACGCGCGCTCGACGTACTCGGAGTCGAGAACCCCTTCGCGCTCGTGATGGGCGACTCCAAGAGCGATCTGCGCGTGATGGAGTGGGTCGCCGACACCGACGCCGGGATCGCGGCCGCCCCGGAACACGCCTCGCAGGAGACCCTCCAGCACGTCCTCGAGACGGACGAACTCGTCTTCGATCGCGGGAAGAGCGTCGACGTGCTCCGGACGGTGTACGCGCTCAATCGGCTGGCGCATCTCGGGTGA
- the gfcR gene encoding transcriptional regulator GfcR, whose amino-acid sequence MKNVDDLIESAAELAARGLSKGEIADELNVSRETASWLVERSGTTPQATEQPPQRTDETPGASGPQDIHVDWSAIGRDSKRMSAIASAMADMLAKHGEDVDLTIGIEKAGGPIATLVARELETDLGTYTPAKHQWEEGDIEDLGGTFSRNFAGIRDRECYIVDDTITSGTTMRETIEAIRAEGGKPLACVVIADKQGLEELEGVPVYSLLQVISVGKDD is encoded by the coding sequence ATGAAAAACGTCGACGACTTGATCGAGAGCGCGGCCGAGCTCGCGGCTCGCGGTCTCTCGAAGGGAGAGATCGCAGACGAGTTGAACGTCTCCCGGGAGACCGCAAGCTGGCTCGTCGAGCGTAGCGGAACGACCCCGCAGGCGACCGAACAACCGCCCCAGCGAACCGATGAAACCCCCGGTGCGAGCGGCCCACAGGACATCCACGTCGACTGGTCCGCGATCGGCCGGGACAGCAAACGGATGAGCGCCATCGCCTCGGCGATGGCCGACATGCTCGCCAAACACGGCGAAGACGTGGATCTGACGATCGGCATCGAGAAAGCCGGCGGCCCGATCGCGACGCTGGTCGCCCGTGAACTCGAGACCGATCTCGGGACCTACACCCCCGCGAAACACCAGTGGGAGGAAGGCGACATCGAGGATCTCGGTGGCACGTTCTCCAGGAATTTCGCCGGTATCCGCGATCGGGAATGTTACATCGTTGACGATACAATCACCAGCGGCACCACCATGCGCGAGACGATCGAGGCGATCCGCGCCGAGGGCGGCAAACCGCTCGCCTGCGTCGTCATCGCCGACAAACAGGGTCTCGAGGAACTCGAGGGCGTCCCCGTCTACTCGCTCTTGCAGGTCATCAGCGTCGGCAAGGACGACTAG
- a CDS encoding HAD family hydrolase: MTGYEAIVYDLDGTLVDLDVDWNAVAVDVREVYTAANVDPPSDGLWDMLEVAADVGLADEVEAAIAAHEHDGARTSVRLAHADELLERALPAGVCSLNCEQACRIALDEHALDDAVDAVVGRDTVDTWKPDPEPLLATVRALEVEPAAALFIGDSARDRHAAERAGMDFEYVGEGPSGV; this comes from the coding sequence GTGACCGGGTACGAGGCCATCGTCTACGATCTGGACGGAACGCTCGTCGATCTCGACGTCGACTGGAACGCCGTCGCCGTCGACGTCCGCGAGGTGTACACCGCCGCGAACGTCGACCCGCCGAGCGACGGGCTCTGGGACATGCTCGAGGTCGCGGCCGACGTGGGGCTGGCCGATGAGGTGGAAGCCGCTATCGCGGCCCACGAGCACGACGGGGCGCGGACCTCCGTTCGACTCGCACACGCCGACGAACTGCTCGAGCGGGCGCTGCCGGCGGGCGTCTGTTCGCTCAATTGCGAGCAAGCGTGTCGGATCGCGCTCGACGAACACGCGCTCGACGACGCGGTCGATGCCGTCGTCGGTCGCGACACGGTCGACACGTGGAAGCCGGATCCGGAACCGTTGCTTGCGACGGTTCGAGCGCTCGAGGTCGAGCCGGCGGCGGCGCTATTTATCGGCGATTCCGCGCGCGACCGACACGCCGCAGAACGAGCGGGAATGGACTTCGAGTACGTCGGCGAGGGGCCGTCGGGCGTCTGA
- a CDS encoding alpha/beta fold hydrolase, with protein METVTHYGRETAYEVVDRGSDGPPICCIHGSGGSHDVWDGQRPLADHAPLVTVDLSGHGESDDIDASAGYSALSAYADDVLAVVEATDAAVLVGNSLGGAVVLHILLEREFDPAAAVLTGTGARLGVLEDLLAWLRSDFERAVEFLHGPDRLFHDPDSDLRERSMERMYDTGQAVTRRDFLTCHEFDVRDRVDEIDTPTLAVYGEYDQLTPPWFHEYLADEIDEAGLAEIEDAAHLAMIERPSAFNTVVDEFLSEIAGDRNRDWY; from the coding sequence ATGGAAACGGTAACACACTACGGACGGGAGACGGCGTACGAGGTCGTCGACCGGGGCAGCGACGGACCACCTATCTGTTGTATCCACGGGAGCGGCGGATCTCACGACGTCTGGGACGGACAGCGGCCGCTCGCGGATCACGCACCGCTCGTCACGGTCGACCTCAGCGGGCACGGTGAGTCGGACGACATCGATGCCAGCGCGGGGTACTCGGCGCTGTCGGCCTACGCCGACGACGTGCTGGCCGTCGTCGAGGCGACCGACGCGGCGGTGCTCGTCGGAAACTCCCTCGGCGGTGCCGTCGTCCTCCACATCTTGCTCGAGCGCGAGTTCGATCCCGCGGCGGCCGTCCTGACGGGGACCGGCGCTCGACTCGGCGTGCTCGAGGATCTCTTGGCGTGGCTTCGGTCCGATTTCGAGCGCGCGGTCGAATTCCTCCACGGCCCGGATCGGCTCTTTCACGACCCCGACTCGGATCTCCGCGAGCGATCAATGGAACGGATGTACGATACCGGCCAGGCGGTCACGCGCCGGGACTTTCTGACCTGCCACGAGTTCGACGTCCGCGACCGCGTCGACGAGATCGACACACCCACGCTCGCAGTGTATGGAGAGTACGACCAGTTGACCCCGCCGTGGTTTCACGAGTACCTCGCCGACGAAATCGACGAGGCCGGACTCGCAGAGATCGAGGACGCCGCACACCTGGCGATGATCGAACGCCCGTCCGCGTTCAACACGGTCGTCGACGAATTCCTATCCGAGATCGCCGGTGACCGAAATCGAGACTGGTACTGA
- a CDS encoding DUF5822 domain-containing protein → MPEPVETTSPDGVDYGWVMQTTFVATILVGAPVVVLLSTAATLPTWADRVEFAIRVGAPVWLVTSIVVFAYAKRTQT, encoded by the coding sequence GTGCCAGAACCCGTCGAAACGACCTCGCCCGACGGCGTCGATTACGGCTGGGTGATGCAGACGACCTTCGTCGCAACCATTCTGGTCGGCGCGCCGGTCGTCGTCCTGCTATCCACGGCGGCGACCCTCCCGACGTGGGCCGACCGGGTCGAGTTCGCGATCCGAGTCGGTGCACCCGTCTGGTTAGTCACGTCTATCGTCGTCTTCGCCTACGCGAAGCGAACGCAGACTTAA
- a CDS encoding helix-turn-helix domain-containing protein produces MTTIAELSLSTDEFALAETLQQLPSLDVRVESVVAEGPTRTVPLVWFSNVDRDDLETALESDPTVAEYRRLLGNTEDGELFYRLEYAATVESVCQCVYTDGGTVLDAQVTDGQWTLRLLFPHREELSDAVSAIEDCGVRVDVRRMVEAGQDEELETTAALTEPQQEAIAEAYRQGYYDVPREISLEELANELDISHQALSERLRRANRVLAGEQLESPSGEVATPD; encoded by the coding sequence ATGACGACGATCGCAGAACTTTCGCTTTCGACGGACGAGTTCGCACTCGCAGAGACCCTCCAGCAACTACCGTCCCTCGACGTCCGCGTCGAAAGCGTCGTCGCGGAAGGGCCGACCCGGACCGTCCCGCTCGTCTGGTTTTCGAACGTCGACCGCGACGACCTCGAGACGGCTCTCGAATCGGATCCGACCGTTGCCGAGTACCGACGGCTGCTCGGGAACACCGAGGACGGCGAACTGTTCTACCGCTTGGAGTACGCGGCGACCGTCGAGTCCGTCTGTCAGTGCGTCTACACCGACGGCGGGACGGTTCTCGACGCGCAGGTGACCGACGGCCAGTGGACGCTCCGGCTCCTCTTCCCCCACCGTGAGGAGCTGTCGGACGCTGTCTCAGCCATCGAGGACTGCGGCGTTCGGGTCGACGTGAGACGCATGGTCGAGGCCGGACAGGACGAGGAACTCGAGACGACGGCGGCGCTGACCGAGCCCCAGCAGGAGGCGATCGCCGAGGCGTATCGGCAGGGCTACTACGACGTCCCGCGGGAAATCTCGCTCGAGGAGCTCGCGAACGAACTCGACATCTCTCATCAGGCGCTCTCCGAGCGGCTCCGTCGGGCGAACCGCGTCCTCGCGGGCGAGCAGTTGGAGAGCCCGTCGGGCGAGGTGGCGACGCCGGACTGA
- the panB gene encoding 3-methyl-2-oxobutanoate hydroxymethyltransferase yields the protein MPTVRDLRAKAGEEPITMLTAYDAPTAAVVDEAGVDIILVGDSLGNTNLGYETTLPVTVDDMARHTGAVARATDDALVVADMPFLSIGVDEAASVENAGRMLKEADAHAVKLECGPHTVELTEKLVQLGIPVMAHLGLTPQHVNQYGGYPRQGTDRDGAERILELAEAHEAAGAFSLVLEHVPSNLAADVTAALDTPTIGIGAGPDCDGQVLVVDDAIGLSEWSPSFSKRFGNVRAEMESAVGEYVSAVESGEFPADEHSHEESDLEDIY from the coding sequence ATGCCTACCGTGCGGGATCTCAGAGCGAAGGCCGGTGAGGAGCCGATCACGATGCTGACCGCGTACGACGCGCCGACGGCGGCGGTCGTGGACGAGGCCGGCGTCGACATCATCCTCGTCGGTGACAGCCTTGGAAACACCAATCTGGGGTATGAGACGACGCTCCCGGTTACCGTCGACGACATGGCTCGCCACACCGGTGCGGTCGCCCGCGCGACCGACGACGCCCTCGTCGTCGCCGACATGCCGTTTCTCTCGATCGGGGTCGACGAGGCGGCGAGCGTCGAGAACGCGGGCCGGATGCTCAAGGAGGCTGACGCTCACGCGGTCAAACTCGAATGCGGTCCCCACACCGTCGAACTGACCGAGAAACTGGTCCAGCTCGGAATCCCCGTGATGGCCCACCTCGGACTGACGCCCCAGCACGTCAACCAGTACGGCGGCTATCCGCGGCAGGGGACGGATCGGGACGGTGCCGAGCGCATCCTCGAACTGGCCGAAGCCCACGAGGCGGCCGGGGCGTTCTCGCTCGTCCTCGAGCACGTGCCGTCGAATCTCGCGGCCGACGTGACGGCGGCGCTGGACACCCCGACGATCGGGATCGGTGCCGGCCCGGACTGCGACGGACAGGTGCTCGTCGTCGACGACGCGATCGGGCTCAGCGAGTGGTCGCCCTCCTTCTCGAAACGGTTCGGGAACGTTCGTGCGGAGATGGAGTCCGCGGTCGGGGAGTACGTCTCGGCGGTCGAATCCGGCGAGTTCCCCGCCGACGAACACAGTCACGAGGAGAGCGATCTCGAGGACATTTACTGA
- a CDS encoding CDC48 family AAA ATPase, whose product MKLTVKPLKQKDAGRGLAAIDRVSMNELDLENGDYIVIKGKSEAQAVARVWPGYPEDEGRGIVRIDGRLRQEADVGIDDNVTIEPADVKPAKSVTVALPQNLRIRGDIGPLVRDKLSGQAVTEGQTVPFSLSFGPMASSGQSVPLKIASTSPSGTVVITDSTSIEISETPAEQVQSGGGASAEGVPNVAYEDIGGLDDELDQVREMIELPMRHPELFQQLGIEPPKGVLLHGPPGTGKTLMAKAVANEIDAHFETISGPEIMSKYYGESEEKLREVFEDAEENAPAIVFIDELDSIAAKREEAGGDVERRVVAQLLSLMDGLEERGRVTVIAATNRVDAIDPALRRGGRFDREIEIGVPDKEGRKEILQVHTRGMPLDEEIDLDQYAENTHGFVGADLESLARESAMNALRRIRPELDLESEEIDADILESLEVSERDFKEALKGIQPSAMREVFVEVPDVTWNDVGGLGDTKEQLRETIQWPLDYPEVFEQMDMQAAKGVLMYGPPGTGKTLLAKAVANEAQSNFISIKGPELLNKYVGESEKGVREVFEKARSNAPTVIFFDEIDSIAGERGQRQGDSGVGERVVSQLLTELDGLEELEDVVVIATTNRPDLIDSALLRPGRLDRHVHVPVPDEDARKAIFEVHTRDKPLAESVDLEWLAGRTDGYVGADIEAVCREASMAASREFINSVDPEEMADTIGNVRISRDHFEHALEEVNPSVAPETREQYEELEEEFQQAEPGQDEQLGRTFQ is encoded by the coding sequence ATGAAACTCACTGTCAAACCACTGAAACAGAAAGACGCCGGCCGCGGACTGGCCGCGATCGACCGCGTCTCCATGAACGAACTCGACCTCGAGAACGGGGACTACATCGTCATCAAGGGCAAGAGCGAGGCACAGGCTGTCGCTCGCGTCTGGCCCGGCTACCCCGAAGACGAGGGGCGCGGTATCGTCCGGATCGACGGCCGCCTGCGTCAGGAGGCCGACGTCGGGATCGACGACAACGTCACCATCGAACCCGCTGACGTCAAACCCGCCAAATCGGTCACCGTGGCGCTGCCACAGAACCTGCGGATCCGCGGTGACATCGGGCCGCTCGTCCGCGACAAGCTGAGCGGGCAGGCCGTTACCGAGGGCCAGACGGTACCGTTCTCGCTCTCGTTCGGGCCCATGGCCAGCTCCGGTCAGTCGGTTCCGCTGAAGATCGCGAGCACCTCACCGTCGGGTACCGTCGTCATCACGGACTCGACGAGCATCGAAATTTCCGAGACGCCCGCTGAGCAGGTCCAATCCGGCGGCGGTGCGTCCGCGGAGGGCGTCCCGAACGTCGCCTACGAGGACATCGGCGGCCTGGACGACGAACTCGACCAGGTCCGAGAGATGATCGAACTGCCGATGCGCCACCCCGAGCTGTTCCAACAGCTGGGCATCGAGCCGCCGAAGGGCGTCCTCCTGCACGGCCCGCCGGGCACGGGGAAGACCCTGATGGCCAAGGCCGTCGCAAACGAGATCGACGCCCACTTCGAGACGATCTCCGGGCCGGAGATCATGTCGAAGTACTACGGCGAGAGCGAAGAGAAACTCCGGGAGGTCTTCGAGGACGCCGAAGAGAACGCTCCCGCGATCGTCTTCATCGACGAACTCGATTCCATCGCCGCCAAACGTGAAGAGGCCGGCGGTGACGTCGAACGACGTGTCGTCGCCCAACTGCTCAGCCTGATGGACGGCCTCGAGGAACGGGGCCGCGTCACGGTCATCGCCGCGACCAACCGCGTCGACGCGATCGATCCCGCGCTCCGGCGCGGCGGTCGCTTCGACCGCGAGATCGAGATCGGCGTTCCCGACAAGGAGGGCCGCAAGGAAATCCTGCAGGTCCACACCCGCGGGATGCCCCTGGACGAGGAGATCGACCTCGATCAGTACGCCGAGAACACCCACGGCTTCGTCGGTGCCGACCTCGAGTCGCTGGCCCGCGAGAGCGCGATGAACGCGCTCCGTCGCATCCGCCCCGAACTCGACCTCGAGTCCGAGGAGATCGACGCCGACATCCTCGAGTCGTTGGAGGTCTCCGAACGGGACTTCAAGGAGGCGCTCAAGGGCATCCAGCCCTCCGCGATGCGCGAGGTCTTCGTCGAGGTCCCCGACGTCACCTGGAACGACGTCGGCGGGCTGGGCGATACCAAAGAGCAGCTCCGCGAGACGATCCAGTGGCCGCTCGACTACCCCGAGGTGTTCGAGCAGATGGACATGCAGGCCGCCAAGGGCGTCCTCATGTACGGCCCGCCGGGCACGGGGAAGACCCTGCTCGCCAAGGCCGTCGCCAACGAGGCCCAGTCGAACTTCATCTCGATCAAGGGCCCCGAACTGCTGAACAAGTACGTCGGGGAGTCCGAGAAGGGCGTCCGCGAGGTCTTCGAGAAGGCGCGGTCGAACGCACCGACCGTGATCTTCTTCGACGAGATCGACTCGATCGCGGGCGAACGCGGCCAGCGTCAGGGCGACTCCGGCGTCGGCGAACGCGTCGTCTCCCAGCTCCTGACGGAACTGGACGGCCTCGAGGAACTCGAGGACGTCGTCGTGATCGCCACGACCAACCGGCCGGACCTGATCGACAGCGCCCTGCTCCGTCCCGGTCGACTCGACCGCCACGTCCACGTGCCGGTCCCCGACGAGGACGCTCGTAAGGCTATCTTCGAGGTCCACACCCGCGACAAGCCGCTGGCCGAATCGGTCGACCTCGAGTGGCTCGCCGGTCGGACGGACGGCTACGTCGGTGCCGACATCGAAGCGGTCTGCCGCGAGGCCTCGATGGCCGCCAGCCGCGAGTTCATCAACTCGGTCGACCCCGAGGAGATGGCCGACACCATCGGGAACGTCCGCATCAGCCGCGACCACTTCGAGCACGCGCTCGAGGAGGTTAACCCGAGCGTCGCCCCCGAAACCCGGGAACAGTACGAGGAGCTCGAAGAGGAGTTCCAGCAGGCCGAACCGGGCCAGGACGAACAGCTCGGCCGCACCTTCCAGTAA
- a CDS encoding acyl-CoA dehydrogenase family protein has protein sequence MELTAEQEAVREAVREFAREEIRPTALEADREQEFPEAVWDGLADLDLTGLTVPAEYGGYEADPVTAAVVNEEVAYGMLSVATALSVHSLATSCIAEFGSDAQQERWLPEMAAGRPVGAFALSEPHAGSNPAEMSTEARREGDEYIIDGEKQWITNGERAGVYVLFAKTDRDDPGSVTQFLVPADVDGLSIGEKEDKLGLRASDTTGLTFDDVRIPAENRLTEEGKGLSAAFHILTGGRIAIAAQSVGLAQCALDEALAYSQERDQFGGPISDIQTIRHKLAEMATKIRAARLLTRDAARKRAAGGAALEASMAKYCASEAAMFVTNEAVQIHGGYGYVTEGEVERLYRDAKITEIYEGTTEIQKTVIARELLE, from the coding sequence ATGGAACTCACTGCGGAGCAGGAAGCGGTCCGCGAGGCCGTCCGGGAGTTCGCGCGCGAGGAGATCAGGCCGACCGCGCTCGAGGCCGACAGGGAGCAGGAGTTTCCCGAAGCCGTCTGGGACGGCCTCGCCGACCTCGATCTGACGGGGCTGACGGTCCCCGCCGAGTACGGCGGCTACGAGGCGGATCCGGTGACGGCCGCCGTGGTTAACGAGGAAGTCGCGTACGGAATGCTCTCGGTGGCGACTGCCCTTTCAGTCCACTCGCTGGCGACCTCCTGTATCGCCGAGTTCGGGAGCGACGCCCAGCAAGAGCGGTGGCTACCCGAGATGGCCGCGGGCCGCCCCGTGGGCGCGTTCGCGCTCTCGGAACCCCACGCGGGGTCGAACCCGGCGGAGATGTCGACCGAGGCCCGCAGAGAGGGCGACGAGTACATCATCGACGGCGAAAAGCAGTGGATCACCAACGGCGAGCGCGCGGGCGTCTACGTCCTCTTCGCGAAGACCGACCGCGACGACCCCGGCTCGGTCACCCAGTTTCTCGTTCCAGCCGACGTGGACGGCCTCTCGATTGGCGAAAAAGAGGACAAACTCGGTCTGCGCGCGAGCGATACGACGGGCCTGACCTTCGACGATGTTCGGATCCCGGCCGAAAACCGCCTCACCGAGGAAGGAAAGGGGCTCTCGGCCGCGTTTCACATCCTCACCGGCGGCCGGATCGCCATCGCCGCCCAGTCGGTGGGCCTCGCACAGTGTGCGCTCGACGAGGCGCTGGCTTACAGCCAAGAGCGCGACCAGTTCGGCGGCCCCATTTCGGACATCCAGACGATCCGGCACAAACTCGCCGAGATGGCGACCAAAATTCGGGCCGCGCGCCTGCTGACTCGAGACGCTGCCCGAAAGCGAGCAGCCGGCGGCGCGGCACTCGAGGCGAGCATGGCGAAGTACTGCGCGAGCGAGGCGGCGATGTTCGTGACGAACGAGGCGGTCCAGATCCACGGCGGCTACGGCTACGTCACCGAGGGCGAAGTCGAACGGCTCTATCGCGACGCCAAGATTACCGAAATCTACGAGGGGACGACCGAGATCCAGAAGACGGTGATCGCTCGGGAACTGCTCGAGTAA